The nucleotide window GGCATCAAGGTCGGTGTCCCAAAATCCGTCGTAGGAGTGTTTGACCGAGACGGTGTCGCCCGGCTTCGGGGCGATCTCCCGACGGATGAACCAGTTGTGGCTGTCCTGCTCGAACTCCGAGCCCGCGCCCCGGGTGGTATGCTGGATATAGTGGACCGGGACGCCGTGTTCGCGGGCTGCGGCGATCAGTCCCTCGATGGTTTTCACGACGCGTTCGCCCTCGAACGGGACATACCCTTCGGTCTCGAACATGATATTCTGGACGTCGACGACGACAAGCACGGTATCGGCCATGGCTCAAGCTCCCGTATTGATGTTTCGGGGGTGTTGTCCTACAGGACGATGCCTCCGTCAAGCGACATTGGGTGGACTCTTGAGCCAATTCCCTTTACCATTCCCCCCACATTCGACACCCCGGAGGACAGTGATGACACCGCTTCGATATACACCCCTTTTCCTGCTGCTCGTTCTTGCCGGATGCTCGGGCTACAGCCTGGGCGAAGGCGGCGCCAGCGTGCTCGCGCCCGAGTACCGGACCATCTCCATCGACGAGGTGAACAACCCGACCACCCTGTCCTGGCTGGAGCCCGAGGTGCGCAAGCTGTTGCGCGACGAGCTGAACAACCGGGGGACCATCACCTGGACCGACGACAAGGCCAGGGCGGACGCGCTCATCTCCATCAACATCAACCGCTACCACCGGGCCACGGCCGTGGCCGGCGAAAGCGAGGAGACCCTGCGCTCCGTGGCCGTGTTCGAGTTCGAGGCGGTAATCCGCTCCACCCGGAGCGGGGGCGTGCTCTGGCGCTCGGGCCGCATGAGCCAGGACTGGCCCTTCTTCACGGGCGACGGAGCCAAGGCGGACGCCGAGGTGACCCGGCTGGGCATCCGCCGACTTGCCGACCGCATGACCCAGAACTACTAGGCGATTTATGAAACGGCCCAGATATCTCTTCCTCATCTGCCCCGACCCTCAGCTGATCAAGGCCCAGGTGGACGAACGGCTGAAACACTCCGGCCAGGACGGCTGGGAGACCAAGACCTTCTGGGGGGACGACGACGAGCCCCTGGCCTCCGCCTTCTGGACGGACCTGACCATCAAGTCCCTGTTCCCGCAGCCCAAGGCGCTCATCGTGCGCCGTGCCCACACCCTCAAGGCGGACCAGTGGGACAAGCTCGACGCTTCGGTCAAGGGGCTGGGCAACGACATTTTCCCGCTCTTCTGCCTGGAAGGGGAATGGAAGGGCAAGAAGGCCCCGGTGCCGCCCGCCCTGTCCCGGCGCACCCTGTTCAAGAAGGCCCGCGACGAGGGATGGATATGGGAATCCAGCGGCCTGGACCAGCGGTCCATGGCCGACTACGTCAAGCAGTGGGCGGCAGGGGCCGGACTGACCTTCGAGCCCGGCGCGGGGCAGGCGCTGGCTTACGCCCTGCCCACGGACGCAGTGGCCGCCCGGCTGGAGCTGGACAAGATCGAGCTGGCCGCCGGCGATGAAAAGCTGGTCCGCAAAGAGCACTCCGGACTGGTGGCCCAGACCGGCGAGATGGCCTTTTTCGATCTCATGGACGCCCTGGAACGGCCCGGCGCCGAGGCCGCCGTCTGGAAGCGGGTCATCGACGACCACGGCAAGTCCGCCAAGGATCAGATGCTCTTCAACCTGATCGGGTTCCTGGCCAGCCAGGCCCGCCTCTACTGGATGCTCGCCCACAACGAGAACCCCAAGGGCAGTCCCTTCATGATGCGCAAGAAGGCTCCCCTTGCCCAGCGGCTGGGCGCGGCGGGCGTGGCCCGCATGATCGATCTGGCCATGGAGGCAGAGCTGTCCCTCAAGACCGGCGAGCGCAAGTACGAGGAGGCCCTGGACATGCTCATGGCCGGGCTCATCGACCTGTTCCAACCCAAACGCCCCGTCCGCCGATGACCAGGACCGCACCCCACTACGCAGGACACCGCCAACGGCTCAAGGAGAAGCTGGCCGACAACAGCCGCGCCCTTGCGGACTACGAAATCCTGGAGCTGGTCCTGGCCTCGGTCCTGCCCCGGCGCGACACCAAGCCCCTGGCCAAGGACCTCATCGACAGGTTCGGCTCGCTCAAGAACGCGATCATGGCCAGCCCCGACCAATTGGCCGAGGTCAAGGGCGTGGGCCCGGGCGTGCGGGCGCAATGGGCGCTCCTCCAGGAACTTTTCGCCCGGCTCGGCGAGGACCGGGCCCGGCGCGGCGCGCCGTTGAGCGACCCGGCGGACGTGGCCCGCGCGGCCATGGCCCGGCTGGGCAACAAGGGCACCGAGGAGTTCTGGGTCCTGTACCTGGACACCCGCAACCGGGTCATCGAATGGCGTCAGGCCGCCAAGGGCACGGTCAACGCCACCCCGGTCTTCCCGCGCGAAATCATGGCCACGGCCCTGCGCCTGGAAGCGGCCAACATCATCCTGGCCCACAACCACCCCGGCGGCGACGCCAACCCGTCCAAGGAGGACATCCTGCTCACCGGCATGATCCGGGAGGCGGCGGCCGGGCTGGACATCAACGTCCTCGACCACGTCATCGTCACGGATCACGACTATTACAGCTTCAACGACCAGGGACGGATGTGATGCAGCTGCGGGCCACGGTGCACGGCAAGGTCCAGGGCGTCTGGTTCCGGGCGTGGACCCGCGACACGGCCACAAACCTCGGCCTCACCGGCTGGGTACGCAACCTGCCCTCCGGCGACGTGGAAACCCTGGCCGACGGAACCCGCGAGCAGCTTGAGGAATTCATTCTCCGGCTGTGGGACGGCCCGCCCCTGGCGCGGGTCACGGACATCCGGTCCGAGTGGTCCGAAGCCGACAATGATTTCACCGCTTTCACCGTCCGCCGCTGACCCCCTGCCCCCCTCTCCCCCGCCCGTCCGGAAAACAGAAAAAATGCAATAATAATATACTTGCGTTCGGGAAATGACGACTTATTTGGTGTAACACGACCATTTTGCATACAAATACGAGGTTACTCCCTTGAGCAAGAAAACGAAGAAATCCCCCATCCGCCCCTCGCGCATCAAGCGCAGGAAGCCGGAAGGCATCAAGGATACATCCATAGGCACTCCCGAGCCCCCGGGTTCCGGCGGTCCGGGCAAGGGCGAAGAGCTGCCCGACATCATCGAGGCCCTGACCGGCGCTGCCGGGGCCTCCCCCCTGTTCGGCGAAGGCGAGGACATGCCCGGCCCCAACCCGGCGGACATCCCCCAGGTGCTCCCGGTCCTGGCCGTGCGCGACATCGTGGTCTTCAACTACATGATCCTGCCGCTGTTCGTGGGCCGCGAGAAATCGGTCAAGGCCGTCGACGAGGCCCTGTCCGGCGACCGCTACATCCTGATCCTGACCCAGAAGGACGAATCCGTCGAGGACCCGGACCCGGACGATCTCTACATGACCGGCACCGTGGGCATGATCATGCGCATGCTGAAGATGCCCGACGGCCGCCTCAAGGTCCTGGTCCAGGGACTGGCCCGGGCCAAGGTGAAACGGTTCTCGCAGAACGACCCGTACCATATCGCGGAACTGGAACCGATCATGGAGCCGGAGACCGGAGACCTCACCCCGGAACAGGAAGCCCTGATCCGCTCCTCACGCGAGCAGTCCGAGCGCATCCTGTCCCTGCGGGGCATCTCCTCGCAGGACATCATGTCCGTGCTCAACAACGTCTCCGAGCCGGGCAGGCTGGCCGACCTCATCGCGTCCAACCTGCGCATGAAGGTGAACGCCGCCCAGAAGATTCTCGAATGCGTGGAGCCCATGAAACGGCTGGAACTGGTCAACGACCAGCTCCTCAAGGAAGTCGAAGTGGCGTCCATGCAGAACAAGATTCAGACCATGGCCAAAGAGGGCATGGACAAGGCCCAGCGCGATTTCTACCTGCGCGAGCAGATCAAGGCCATCAAGCGCGAGCTGGGCGACGACTCCGACGATTCCGAGGAAATGGAAGAGCTCAAAAAGGGCATCACCGCGTCCGGCATGCCCAAGGACGTGATGAAGGAAGCCTTCAAGCAGCTCCGCCGCCTGGAATCCATGCACGCCGAGTCCAGCGAGGCCACCGTCATCCGGACCTACCTCGACTGGATGATCGAACTGCCCTGGAAAAAGATCTCCCGCGACCGGCTGGACATCAAGAAGGCCGAGTCCATCCTGAACGACGACCATTACGACCTGGAAAAGGTCAAGGAGCGCATCCTCGAATACCTGAGCGTGCGCAAGCTCAACCCGAAGATGAAGGGCCCCATCCTCTGCTTTGTCGGGCCTCCCGGCGTGGGCAAGACCTCCCTGGGCCGTTCCATCGCCCGGTCCCTGGGACGCAAGTTCCACCGCATGTCGCTGGGCGGCATGCGCGACGAGGCCGAGATACGGGGCCACCGGCGGACCTACATCGGGGCCATGCCGGGCCGCATCGTCCAGGCCATCAAGCAGTGCACCACCCGCAACCCGGTGATCATGCTCGACGAGATCGACAAGCTGGGCAGCGATTTCCGAGGCGACCCGTCCTCGGCCCTGCTCGAAGTGCTCGACCCGGAACAGAACTTCTCGTTCACGGACCACTACCTGAACGTGCCGTTCGACCTGTCCAAGGTCATGTTCATCTGCACGGCCAACATGCTCGACTCCATCCCCGGCCCGCTCATGGACCGCATGGAAGTCATCCGCATCCCCG belongs to Pseudodesulfovibrio portus and includes:
- a CDS encoding cysteine hydrolase family protein, translating into MADTVLVVVDVQNIMFETEGYVPFEGERVVKTIEGLIAAAREHGVPVHYIQHTTRGAGSEFEQDSHNWFIRREIAPKPGDTVSVKHSYDGFWDTDLDAVLKKLGAKKLVFCGLQTECCVDTTVRSALAHGYESVLIGDAHTSYDNGVLTGEQIVAHHNQTLHKRFCRVIMSGDFSF
- a CDS encoding acylphosphatase → MQLRATVHGKVQGVWFRAWTRDTATNLGLTGWVRNLPSGDVETLADGTREQLEEFILRLWDGPPLARVTDIRSEWSEADNDFTAFTVRR
- the lptE gene encoding LPS assembly lipoprotein LptE, whose translation is MTPLRYTPLFLLLVLAGCSGYSLGEGGASVLAPEYRTISIDEVNNPTTLSWLEPEVRKLLRDELNNRGTITWTDDKARADALISININRYHRATAVAGESEETLRSVAVFEFEAVIRSTRSGGVLWRSGRMSQDWPFFTGDGAKADAEVTRLGIRRLADRMTQNY
- the radC gene encoding RadC family protein, with translation MTRTAPHYAGHRQRLKEKLADNSRALADYEILELVLASVLPRRDTKPLAKDLIDRFGSLKNAIMASPDQLAEVKGVGPGVRAQWALLQELFARLGEDRARRGAPLSDPADVARAAMARLGNKGTEEFWVLYLDTRNRVIEWRQAAKGTVNATPVFPREIMATALRLEAANIILAHNHPGGDANPSKEDILLTGMIREAAAGLDINVLDHVIVTDHDYYSFNDQGRM
- a CDS encoding DNA polymerase III subunit delta, which produces MKRPRYLFLICPDPQLIKAQVDERLKHSGQDGWETKTFWGDDDEPLASAFWTDLTIKSLFPQPKALIVRRAHTLKADQWDKLDASVKGLGNDIFPLFCLEGEWKGKKAPVPPALSRRTLFKKARDEGWIWESSGLDQRSMADYVKQWAAGAGLTFEPGAGQALAYALPTDAVAARLELDKIELAAGDEKLVRKEHSGLVAQTGEMAFFDLMDALERPGAEAAVWKRVIDDHGKSAKDQMLFNLIGFLASQARLYWMLAHNENPKGSPFMMRKKAPLAQRLGAAGVARMIDLAMEAELSLKTGERKYEEALDMLMAGLIDLFQPKRPVRR
- the lon gene encoding endopeptidase La, with the protein product MSKKTKKSPIRPSRIKRRKPEGIKDTSIGTPEPPGSGGPGKGEELPDIIEALTGAAGASPLFGEGEDMPGPNPADIPQVLPVLAVRDIVVFNYMILPLFVGREKSVKAVDEALSGDRYILILTQKDESVEDPDPDDLYMTGTVGMIMRMLKMPDGRLKVLVQGLARAKVKRFSQNDPYHIAELEPIMEPETGDLTPEQEALIRSSREQSERILSLRGISSQDIMSVLNNVSEPGRLADLIASNLRMKVNAAQKILECVEPMKRLELVNDQLLKEVEVASMQNKIQTMAKEGMDKAQRDFYLREQIKAIKRELGDDSDDSEEMEELKKGITASGMPKDVMKEAFKQLRRLESMHAESSEATVIRTYLDWMIELPWKKISRDRLDIKKAESILNDDHYDLEKVKERILEYLSVRKLNPKMKGPILCFVGPPGVGKTSLGRSIARSLGRKFHRMSLGGMRDEAEIRGHRRTYIGAMPGRIVQAIKQCTTRNPVIMLDEIDKLGSDFRGDPSSALLEVLDPEQNFSFTDHYLNVPFDLSKVMFICTANMLDSIPGPLMDRMEVIRIPGYTEQEKTVITRRYIIPRQIKENGLNDDELVISDKLVSKVVREYTREAGLRNVEREIGTLCRKMARKKAEGEKGPFKITAKNLYTLLGPPRFLDDEKEPSLPPGVAVGLAWTPVGGEILHIEVTTMPGKGKLTLTGKLGDVMKESAQAALSIARARADVYGIDPKFADNLDIHVHVPAGATPKDGPSAGVTLVTALISALTDTPVSPDLAMTGEISLRGRVLPVGGVKEKILAAVSRGMKKVLIPAQNKKDLAEIPDELLKRITIKTIEKVDEIWPQAKMK